In Nitrospinota bacterium, the genomic window GATGATGACTATGGAGATGCCGAAGGTCACCAGGAGGGAGGTCAACTCCGGGGCATCGACCACCTTAGCGACGACGAACTTGTGCAGAACAACCCCCAAGACGAAAAGCAGTGGCATCGAGACCGCAAGGGAAACGATGGGATTGAGGCCGTAGCTATTATAGAGCCAATAGGTAATGTAGGCCCCCACCATCAAGAACGTTCCGTGGGCCACGTTGATGACCCGCATGACGCCGAAGATGAGGGTCAACCCCAAGGCGACGAGGGCGTAGATGCCCCCCAGCAGAAGTCCACTTACAGCCGTCTGAAAGACAATGGCGGGAGTGAAAAACTCGAATGACATAAGGAAAGTCGCCAGTCTAAGGAGGGCCGGGTCTGGGACGCCGCCCAGACAGAGTAATCATATCGGAGCTTGGCGGTCCCGTCAAATTCACCGTCCCGCCATCCCTCGTCTCTATTTAGCGACGTCTACCCCGTGAAGACCGATGCAGCCCCCAAACAAGCAACCCCCCCGGGTATGGTCCTCCAGGCCCGGGGGGGTGCAGCGGCTAGAGGCGTCTTCTCACCGATTGCCCCATTTAGGGGTCGGGAAATTGGGAGACGCCGAGCGGTATTTCGCCGGATATACGATTTCCTTCTTACCTTTCTGCCACTGGATTAGCAGTATCTCGTGGCCGCGCTGCTCGCCGGTCACGGGATCGACCGAGTATTGGCCGTGGACGGTCATCATATTTGTGGATGCGAGGCAGTCGCGGATCTTATCTCGATTGATGGAACCCACCTTCTTGACGCACGATTCCATGACCTGAGCGGCCGACCACCCGCTGGCCGCGTGATAGTTTGGCTCGCGGCCCCAACGCTTCGTGTACTGCTCGACCCACTCCTTCTGCTTCGGGAATGGCAGCTGTGGGTCTGGCTCCCATTGGGTGGCTCCGTAGACGTAATTCGCCAAGTCGCCGAGGTCTCTGCCGAACTCGGGAAGGGCTGGCCCGACGGTGAAGGCGAGTATCTTGGGGTTGACGTCGAGCTCTTTCATCTGCCGGGTGATGAGCACGGAGTCGGGAAGGTAGCTGGCCGCAAAGACAACATCTGGATTTCGCGCCTTGATTTTGCTCAGTAAAGGCGAGACGTCAGAGGTCTTGCGGGGATATTTCTCCTCGTAGACAATCCTCAGCCCGTAGCTACCGGCCTTCTCCTTCACCCCCTTGGCGGTGCTGATGGGAAAGAGGCTGTCGGCGTAAATGAGGGCAACGGTCTTCAAGCCCTTTTCCTTGGCCAGGGCGAAGGCCCCATCCATGTAGTCTTTGGCCGGGGAGTAGCTGCCGAAGACGTACTTGCGCCCCTGGGCGAAAATCTTCGAAGAGGGAGCTCCGGCGGTGATCATAGGGTACTTGTACTTCTCCGTCACCCCCGCCACCGGATTGGTCACGGCGCTGGAGTAGGGGCCAAAAACCAAATCCACTTTGTCCTGGGTGATGAGCTTCTCATACAGCTTTACACCCGTTTTGGGGTCGCTCTTATCGTCGTAGTGGATGAGCTTGACGGGCCGGCCCAATAGCCCGCCGTGCTTGTTGATCTCCTCGGCCCACATGACGAAGGCTTCTTGCTGGTATTTGCCCGTTTTGGCGTACTTTCCCGTCAGAGCCAGGGAGTAGCCGATCTTGATAGGATTCTTTTTCTCAGCCTCACAGGCAACCAACCCCAAGAGCCCAAGAACCAAGACGGCCCTAGTAAGGTACGTAAAAACCCGGTTTGCTGTCTTCATAAGTGCATCTCTTTTAATAACGTGTAATTATGCAGGAAGAGGCGCGCTTTGTTCGGGGACGACCTTCCTTGTCTCACCCCCCTCCATAAGTTTTCTCCCCGAATCGCAACAAACCCAACCCGAAGGTGGGTAGACAATAACGAGCCCCCACTTTAAATGCGCCCGAGGATCGGGGCACTCCAGCTTAAAACAGACGCACCTCTTATCAGGGAGCATTCCCTAAGCAACCCCTTGACCCGGCGTTCCAACACCCACGGACTCCGGAGTTGACGTTGTCTTAGGTCCTTTAAAAGGGGTACACTGCGCTCGTGAGATGGACAAATAATGCCAAATACTCGAGAGATTAGCAACCCCCTTGGTGGAAAACAATCCAAGGAAAGGACCTGTCAATCCCTTCCGCGGCAAGTCGAAAGTTACCTTAGGTCAACATATCAAACCCCACCGGGCAACATCGGCTAAAGTCTTTTGAATCCTTGCCGAATGTATATATAATGGCGTAAGTAACCCCGTGAAAGGAGTCGTAAAGCCCTTGGATAGCGGCAGGACTGCTCTAAGTAAATATTGATGAACGGTGCCGTCCTGCAGGAGGCTCACCCAATGGCCAGAAATCCAACCAACCCAAAAGAAGACCTTAACCTCAACAATATCGTCTCAGCCCAGTTCGACCAAGCCGCTTCATTCCTAAAGGAGCCGAAGGGACTGCTGGAGCTGATTAAGCAGTGCAACAATGTGATCATGTTCAAATTCCCCGTTAAGTTCGGCAGAAACTACCAAATTATTCGGGGCTGGCGCGCCGAGCACTCTCACCATCGGAAACCCTTAAAAGGGGGGATCCGCTTTCACCCCCATGTTGACCAGAACGACATTATGGCCCTGGCCGCCCTGATGACTTACAAGTGCGCCATCGTAGACGTCCCCTTTGGTGGATCCAAAGGTGGGGTCGCCATCAATCCGAGAGACTACACCGAAGGCCAGTTGGAGAAGATTACACGCCGTTATACGACCGAGCTAATCCGCAAGGGGTTCATCGGCCCAGGGGTTAACGTTCCAGCGCCCGACATGGGAACCGGAGAGCGGGAGATGGCCTGGATCTTCGATACCTACGACGCCTTCCACACCGGCGGGATCGACAACCTGGCTTGTGTCACCGGAAAGCCCGTGAGCCAGGGTGGCATCCGAGGCCGTAAAGAGGCAACGGGCCGGGGCGTTCAGTTTGGGATTCGCCAAGCCTTTAGCCACAGTGAAGATATTCGGGCCGTCGGACTTCAGCCCGGCCTCGCCGGCAAGCGCGTGGTCGTCCAGGGGTTTGGCAACGTCGGCTACCACGCCGCCAGATATCTCTGGGAAGAAGATGAGTGCAAGATCATTGGGGTTGGGGAGTACGCTGGAGGGGTGTATGACCCCAAGGGGCTTAACATTGCAAAATTGGACCTTCATCGTAAAAAAACCGGCTCGATTCGAAATTTCCCAGGCGCGAAGACCATCGACGATCCTAAGAAAATTCTCGAAGTCGAATGCGATATCTTAATACCGGCTGCCCTGGAGAATCAGATCACCCTACAGAACGTCCGGAAAATACGCACCAGTGTCATAGCCGAAGCCGCCAACGGCCCAGTGACACCGGGAGCCGATAAAATCCTGCTCGAGCGCGGCATCCTGATTATCCCTGATGTTTACCTGAACGCCGGCGGAGTTACCGTCTCTTATTTTGAATGGAGCAAAAATCTCGCGCACATCCGATTCGGAAGAATGCAGCATCGGCTGGAGGAATCCCGTGGCCAAAGCTTCGTCGATTTCCTGGAAAGTAGCACCGGGATTAACATCCCTCCCAAAGTTCGCGATATCCTGGTACGCGGGGCCGAAGAGGTCGACTTGGTCAACTCCGGGTTGGAAGGTACAATGGTGAACGCGTACGAAGAAATCCGCGAAGTTCTCAAGCGGCGCCGTAAGCTCTCCAGCCTCCGGACGGCTGCCTATATTGTAGCTATCAAGAAAATCACCACATCCTACCGGGAATTGGGTCTATTTCCTTAAAGGTGCATTGGAACCCACTTGCTGGCCCAAAACCAACCACCTTAGGAGGGAGAAGCCATGCGGCGTTTTGCAGGTTGGGCTATAGTCGGGCTGCTGGTAGCCCTAGTGGGAGCCGGTTGCGGCCGTGTAGAGGGTGTGGTTGTGGCCGTGGTCGGCCCGATGACGGGTGATTCCGCCCAATACGGCATCATGGCCAAGCGGGCTGTCGAACTCTTTACAGAAGAAGTTAATGCCCAAGGGGGCCTCCTCGTCGCCGGAAAGAAGCTTCCGTTGAGCTTTCGCGTAGGCGACGATAAGGCGGACCCCAAGGAGGCGGCTTCCGTGGCCACTAAATTCGCCGCCGACCGAAACGTCTCGGTGGTCATAGGCCACTTCAACTCCTCTTGCTGTCTGGCGGGCAAGCCCATCTACGCCCGAGAAGGCGTGGTGGAGTTCTCCTACGGATGCACGAACCCGGAGGTGGCCAAGGGAAGCCCCTGGACCTTCCGGAACGTCTTCGAGGACACCTTCCAGGGCCAAAGCGTGGCCAACTACGCCAAAAACGCCTTGGGGCTTAATCGGGTGGCGGTCTTTTACGACAACGACGACTACGGCCGGGGGCTAAAGGATAGCTTCGTGGCCCAGGCCAACAGGATCGGCCTTAAGGTCGTCGGCCAAGAGGCCTACGACCGCGAGAGCATCGACTTTCGCTCCCAGCTTACGAAGCTCCGCACCCGCAGGCCGCAGGCTATTTTCGTCTCCGGCCTCTACAACCAGGGGGGCCTCATCGCCTCACAGACCCGCCAGATCGGAATGAAAAAGATCCAAATTCTCGGTGCCGACGGGATGGCCAGCGACGAGTACATCCGACTGGCTGGTCCGGCAGCCGAAGGGACAATCGTCACGAGCCCCTTTCTGTTCGAGGCCGGCGGCCCAAAGGCCCAGGCCTTCGCCAAGAAGTTTGAGGCCCGCTACGGGGTGGCCCCGGATTGGATTGCGGCCAACGCCTACGACGCCATCGGCATGGTCGCCAAGACCATCGAGGAGATCGGAAGCTCCGACCGGAAGGCCATTCGGGACGCCTTAGCAGCCAAGACATCCCTCGAGACGGGCTACCACGGCATCACCGGGGTCACCTTTTTCGATGCGAATGGGGATTGCAAAAAGCCCGTCTACATGCAGGAGGTAAAAGGAGGCAAGTGGGTGGCCGCCGAGAAACAGATGAAGTGACCGGCGGCTGCTCCTCGTAGGCTGGCGCTTTCCAACATCCCCTCGCTGTGCCACAATTCCGTCTCTAGAGTACCCCCCGCCACCATTCGGGGGGATGCTAGCAATCCATGTTTCCACAGCAGCTTATTAACGGCCTTACCTTAGGAAGCGTCTACGCGCTCGTCGCCGTGGGCTACACTATGGTCTACGGTATCATCCAGCTCATCAACTTCGCCCACGGTGAGATTTACATGATAGGGGCCTACCTCGCCTTCACCGCCATCTCCTTCCTGCATCTCCCCTTTCCGGTGGCCCTGTTGCTCAGCATGGCGGGCTGCGCCCTCTTAGGGGTCGCCATCGACTACGTGGCCTACCGACCCCTCCGGCGGGCTCCCCGGCTGGCTGCCCTGATTACCGCCATTGGGATGAGCCTCTTTCTCCAGAATGTCGCTCAGGCCATCTGGGGCGCAAACACCCGACCCTACCCTTATGAGGCGATCCCCAAGTTCTTCTACGCGTCCGCCTTTTCCCTGGCCAAGGCCGGTGGCACCACAATGGCTACGTTCGGCGAAATCCCCCCGGCGGTGGCCGACCGGCCCGACCTCGCCATCATCCTTCAAATATCCTGGCTCCAGGTGCTCATCCTCACCGTCAGCCTGCTGATGATGGTGAGCCTGTACATAATCGTCAACCGCACCCGAATCGGCACCGCCATGCGGGCCTGTGCCCAAGACCAGCTGATGGCAAGCCTCGTCGGAATCAACGTAAACCGCGTCATAGCCTTCACCTTCGCCTTGGGCAGCGCCCTGGGCGCCGCCGCCGGGGTGCTCGTCGGGGTGTACTACAACGCAATCTTTCCCACCATGGGCTACCGGGTCGGGGTGGTGGCCTTCGCCGCCGCGGTTCTTGGGGGAATCGGCAACGTGGTCGGAGCCATCCTGGGCGGTCTGATCCTCGGCCTGGCCGAGGCCCTCGGGGCGGCCTACATCAGCTCGGAGTACCGATATGCAATCGCCTACGCCATCATGATTCTCGTCATCATTTTCAAACCCTCGGGGCTCCTTGGGAGCCCGGCCGTAGAGCGAACGTAGGGAAAGGAAAGATCCGTGGAGTTCAGTCGCGCCCTCGGGAGACGGGCCCGCGCCCTATGGGAGCGTATCGCCCGATTAATTGAGACCCGCAACCGACCCTTTCTCGTGGCCGTCTGCATGGTCGTCCTCGCCGCACCCCTCATGATCGGAGGCTATCCACTCCACGTCGCCATCACCATCATGCTCTATATGCTGCTCGCCCTGGGCCTCAACATCATCCCTGGCTTTTGCGGCCTCCTCGACTTGGGCTTCGTGGGCTTCTACGGGATCGGCGCCTACACGGCGGGCCTCCTCATACTGAAGCTTGGAGTGAGCTTCTGGCTCGTCCTTCCCCTGGCAGCCCTCAACGGGGCCATCTGGGGAATTCTCCTGGGGGCCCCCACCCTGCGGCTAACGGGCGACTACTTCGCCATCGTCACCTTCGGGTTTTCTGAGATCGTTGTCCTCGTCATCACAAACTGGGTCAGCCTCACCCGGGGCCCCATGGGTCTGCCGGGCATCACCCCTCCCAGTATCTTGGGCCACTCCTTCTACGGCGAGATCCCCTACTACTACACGATCCTCGGCCTTCTTGTGCTCACCGTCATCCTTTGCCGACGCCTCGCAGACTCGCGTCTCGGACGGGCCTTTTTCGCTATCCGAGAGGACGAGGTAGCGGCGGCACACTGCGGGATACCCATAATTCAGACGAAGGTCATCGCCTTCGCCATCAGCGCCTCCCTCGGCGCCCTTGGCGGGGCCTTCTTCGCTGCATGGTTCACCTTCATAAGCCCCAACATGTTCAAATTCTGGGAGAGCGTCCTCATCCTCTGCATGATCGTCCTGGGGGGGATGGGCTCCATTCCCGGAACGATGCTCGGAGCAGCGATCCTCATCCTCCTCCAGGAGACCCTCCGCCCATTTGGGGTGCTCCGCTACATGATCTTTGGCCTCATCCTCATCCTCATGATGCGCTTCCGTCCGTCGGGCCTGCTGGCCGTCGAGCACGTCCGAGGAGAAATGCGTCCCCTTGAGCACGAGCGTGCCGACCTTGAGAGCGAACCCAGAGGGCCTGGGAGCGGGGAGGTTCCGTCGTGACACCGATCCTGGAGATCGACGCCGTCACAAAGAAATACGGGGGCCTTACCGCCGTCGACGCAGTCAGCACCACGGTCCCCAGGGGCTCGATCTTCGGCCTGATAGGGCCCAACGGGGCCGGCAAGACTACCCTCTTTAATTGCATCACCGGTATGGTTAGGATGAGCGCCGGCTCCATCCGGCTTCTGGCGACGGACAGGCCAGTCGGGCTGGCTGGCCTCAAGCCAGAGGCCATTACTTCCCTCGGTGTGGCCCGGACATTCCAGACCACACGGATATTCAACAACTTATCGGCCCTCGACAACGTGCGCATCGGCCGCCACGCCCGAACCCGCTCCTCCCTCGCGGGCGCGGTCCTTCGAACCCCGGCCCAGCGTGCCGAGGAACGCCATATCACCGAGGAAGCCATGGCGGTTCTTGCCTTCGTGGGCCTCGGATCCAGGGGCAACCAAATCGCCAGCTCGCTCCCCTACGGCGACTAGCGACGGCTCGAGGTCGCCCGAGCGCTCGCCACAGAGCCACACCTGCTGCTGCTCGACGAGCCGGCCGCCGGGATGAACCCACAGGAGAGCCGCGAGCTCATGCAGCTCATCGAGCGCATCCGCGACCGGGGAGTAACGGTCCTGCTCATCGAGCACGACATGAAGGTGGTGATGGGTGTCTGCGAGCATATTGTGGTCCTCGACTACGGAAGGAAGATAGCCGAGGGGCTACCCGAAGAGGTCCGCCACGACCCTCAAGTGATCGAGGCCTATCTGGGAAAGGGAGCCCATGCTTGAGCTTAGGGGTGTTTCGACCGCCTATGGGCTCTTAGAGGCCGTCAAGGGCGTGGATATCACCATTCGTAATGGCGAGATCGCCTGCCTCATCGGAGCAAACGGGGCCGGCAAATCAACCACCCTGTTGACCATAGCCGGGATCCTCCAGCCGCTTCGAGGTAGCATCTCACTCCAGGGGCGCAGAATCGACGGCCTCTCGGCTGATGACATCGTCCAACTAGGGGTGAGCCTGGTGCCCGAAGGGCGGCGAATCTTCCCGGAACTCACGGTCGCGGAGAACCTCGCCCTGGGAGCCTACACTCGGCGCGACCGGGAGGCAGTGGCCGAGGACCTCGAATGGGTCTCTAGCCTTTTCCCCATCCTCGCCGAGCGAAGGGCCCAGAAGGGCGGAACCCTCTCGGGCGGAGAGCAGCAGATGCTGGCCATCGGCCGGGCCCTCATGGCACGCCCGCGCCTGCTCTTGTTGGATGAACCATCCCTCGGGCTTGCGCCCCTGATCGTAGAGAAAATATTCGAGATTCTTGCTGAGATAAACCGAAGCGGGACGACCCTCTTTCTCGTCGAGCAAAACGCCCACATTGCCCTCACGATGGCCCAGACGGGCTATGTGATGGAAACGGGGCGAATTGTGATGCACGACGACGCCGACCGCCTGATACGGCACCCTCAGGTGAGGTCTGCCTACCTCGGGGAGTAAGGGGCCCCTCTGGCTCAATCTTCAAGCTGGCCCTCCACCCTTCCACCGTCGCCCCATTGATCTTCTCTATCGCTAAGGCGGATGGACTCGACTTCCGCCGCCTCCGGCACCCGGTAGAAGTAGGTGGCCTCCGGGCCGTTGGGCCCGACGTACTGGAGGGTCCGGAATGGCTTCCAGTCGCCCAGAGTGTAGATACGGCTGATGATGAGGGCTCCGGGTTTGGCGTTGACCTGGAACTTTGGAAAGAGCTTTTTCATAACTTCGGGGAACAGGTAACAATAGATTACATCATAGCCCGAGAGGTCGGCTTTGTGAAAATTTCCTAGGATGAGACGGGCATGGGAGCCCTTAAACCAAAGGTTCACCCAACTAACGGCGTACGCCACCGGATTGCACTCAAAGCCGACCGCCTCCAGACCGTAAATCCGCTCGACGGCCGTCAGAATCCGTCCGTCGCCGGCCCCCAAATCCACGAACCGCGCCCCTGCATCGATGGGGGCCTCTGCCAAGATATGCTCAACACACCATCGAAAGGTAGGGATGAAGGCGGCCTGGTTGGTTAGCGGCAGGTAGATAAGGACTGATAGGAAATAGAGAACGCAGGCCAAGATGAGAAGGCCGAAGAGCAACTGAATTGCAACAAGGACGAGAGACGCCACGGTTGAAATCCCAGGGTCTAGAATCCCCTATCCTAAAGACGGGGTACGATGATGTTAAAGCTGCCTTCGAAAAAATACACTTGCGAACCGATAGCCGAGATGCTATATTAATAATCGGCTAGGGACGGTGGAACGCCTACTGTCTAGCTCACCATTCACCCCTAGAGGATCAATATGGGTACCGAAAGAAAAGGGGACCGCCCGTTGCTTCGCTCCTTCTGGCGTCGAGAAGAAGGTGCTTCGGCCCTTGAGTACGCTTTGGTAGTCTCACTCATCGCCGCATTCATCGTCATCACCCTCCAGGCCTTCGGATTCTCAGTATTGAACCTATTCTCCACGTCCGTCGGGGCCATTAAGGGTGCCGTCAACTAGCACGAGGCTCTGGCCCCTCTCCATCCGCACCGAACAGTCATAGAGATCATCTGACACTCCGCCCCCATTTATGCAATGTGCCCACCTTCTTCAACTATGCGGAAGATGGCGGGCCAGTCAAGGTGGGCCTCGACTAGATCGGCCAGCCGATCATACTCGTCTTCTAGGTTGAAGGAACTCGTCCGGCCCACCGGAGGCCAACCGCAATCAGCCCGGAGCGTGTCGAGGAGGTGTCGCCGGAAGGCCGCCGCGTCAAAGCATCCGTGGATGTTCGTCCCCATGACGCGGCCGATGGAGTCCACGGCACCCTCACCTTCACTCACCTCCTGGGAGCCACGTCGCTCAAGAACGAAGGCCGCCGATACCCCGGGGGGCCGAGCCGTCTGGCCCATATGAATTTCGTAGCCCTCGACCACGAGACCCGAAGAGGCGTGGCGGGCCCGGACCTGCTCGGTCAACTTTGTCGAAGCAAAGGTCGTCTCGACCTCGAGAAGGCCGAGACCGGCAACCTCGCCACGGCCTGCCTCCACCCCCGCCGGGTCGCGGATGAGGAGCCCGAGCATTTGGTAGCCTCCGCAGAGGCCTACCACCCGGCCACCCCGCTCAGCGAAGCCGAGAGCTGCGCGGTCCAGCCCCACCCGGCGGAGCCACGACAGGTCGGCGACTGTGGCCTTCGTCCCAGGAAGGATGAGGAGGTCTGGAGCCCCGAAGGTCTCAGGGCTCTCGACGTAGCGTAGGGCCACATCGGGCTCGGCGGCCAGGGCGTCGAAGTCGGTGAAGTTGGCAATGTGGGGAAAGCGGACGACGGCCACATCGAGCTTTCCGTCGGATGGAGCTCCTTGCTCCATTCCCCGTTCTTCCAGGGCCACCCCATCCTCTTGGGGGATGGCGATGTCGGTAAAGTAGGGCAGCACGCCGAGAACCGGTAGGCCGCAGCGCCCCTCCAGAGAGCGGAGAGCCGGCTCCAGCATCGACCGCTCACCCCGGAATTTGTTCACGATGAGCCCCTTGACGAGTCTACGCTCCTCGGCGCTCAATAGATCGAGGGTGCCCAGCAGCCATGCGAACACACCGCCCCGGTCGATGTCGCCGACCAGAAGCACGGGGGCCTCGGCCCGGCGGGCCACGAACATATTGACGAGGTCGTGCTCCATGAGATTGATCTCCGCGGGGCTGCCCGCCCCCTCGATGACCACCACCTCGAAGGAGTCCAGGAGTCGATCCATGCTCTCCTCGATCCCCGCCCGAAACCTGGGTTTGAAGGCCTCCTGAG contains:
- a CDS encoding branched-chain amino acid ABC transporter permease — protein: MFPQQLINGLTLGSVYALVAVGYTMVYGIIQLINFAHGEIYMIGAYLAFTAISFLHLPFPVALLLSMAGCALLGVAIDYVAYRPLRRAPRLAALITAIGMSLFLQNVAQAIWGANTRPYPYEAIPKFFYASAFSLAKAGGTTMATFGEIPPAVADRPDLAIILQISWLQVLILTVSLLMMVSLYIIVNRTRIGTAMRACAQDQLMASLVGINVNRVIAFTFALGSALGAAAGVLVGVYYNAIFPTMGYRVGVVAFAAAVLGGIGNVVGAILGGLILGLAEALGAAYISSEYRYAIAYAIMILVIIFKPSGLLGSPAVERT
- a CDS encoding ABC transporter ATP-binding protein encodes the protein MLELRGVSTAYGLLEAVKGVDITIRNGEIACLIGANGAGKSTTLLTIAGILQPLRGSISLQGRRIDGLSADDIVQLGVSLVPEGRRIFPELTVAENLALGAYTRRDREAVAEDLEWVSSLFPILAERRAQKGGTLSGGEQQMLAIGRALMARPRLLLLDEPSLGLAPLIVEKIFEILAEINRSGTTLFLVEQNAHIALTMAQTGYVMETGRIVMHDDADRLIRHPQVRSAYLGE
- a CDS encoding branched-chain amino acid ABC transporter permease; this translates as MVVLAAPLMIGGYPLHVAITIMLYMLLALGLNIIPGFCGLLDLGFVGFYGIGAYTAGLLILKLGVSFWLVLPLAALNGAIWGILLGAPTLRLTGDYFAIVTFGFSEIVVLVITNWVSLTRGPMGLPGITPPSILGHSFYGEIPYYYTILGLLVLTVILCRRLADSRLGRAFFAIREDEVAAAHCGIPIIQTKVIAFAISASLGALGGAFFAAWFTFISPNMFKFWESVLILCMIVLGGMGSIPGTMLGAAILILLQETLRPFGVLRYMIFGLILILMMRFRPSGLLAVEHVRGEMRPLEHERADLESEPRGPGSGEVPS
- a CDS encoding class I SAM-dependent methyltransferase, which gives rise to MASLVLVAIQLLFGLLILACVLYFLSVLIYLPLTNQAAFIPTFRWCVEHILAEAPIDAGARFVDLGAGDGRILTAVERIYGLEAVGFECNPVAYAVSWVNLWFKGSHARLILGNFHKADLSGYDVIYCYLFPEVMKKLFPKFQVNAKPGALIISRIYTLGDWKPFRTLQYVGPNGPEATYFYRVPEAAEVESIRLSDREDQWGDGGRVEGQLED
- a CDS encoding Glu/Leu/Phe/Val dehydrogenase — its product is MARNPTNPKEDLNLNNIVSAQFDQAASFLKEPKGLLELIKQCNNVIMFKFPVKFGRNYQIIRGWRAEHSHHRKPLKGGIRFHPHVDQNDIMALAALMTYKCAIVDVPFGGSKGGVAINPRDYTEGQLEKITRRYTTELIRKGFIGPGVNVPAPDMGTGEREMAWIFDTYDAFHTGGIDNLACVTGKPVSQGGIRGRKEATGRGVQFGIRQAFSHSEDIRAVGLQPGLAGKRVVVQGFGNVGYHAARYLWEEDECKIIGVGEYAGGVYDPKGLNIAKLDLHRKKTGSIRNFPGAKTIDDPKKILEVECDILIPAALENQITLQNVRKIRTSVIAEAANGPVTPGADKILLERGILIIPDVYLNAGGVTVSYFEWSKNLAHIRFGRMQHRLEESRGQSFVDFLESSTGINIPPKVRDILVRGAEEVDLVNSGLEGTMVNAYEEIREVLKRRRKLSSLRTAAYIVAIKKITTSYRELGLFP
- a CDS encoding Flp family type IVb pilin, yielding MGTERKGDRPLLRSFWRREEGASALEYALVVSLIAAFIVITLQAFGFSVLNLFSTSVGAIKGAVN
- a CDS encoding ABC transporter substrate-binding protein, whose protein sequence is MRRFAGWAIVGLLVALVGAGCGRVEGVVVAVVGPMTGDSAQYGIMAKRAVELFTEEVNAQGGLLVAGKKLPLSFRVGDDKADPKEAASVATKFAADRNVSVVIGHFNSSCCLAGKPIYAREGVVEFSYGCTNPEVAKGSPWTFRNVFEDTFQGQSVANYAKNALGLNRVAVFYDNDDYGRGLKDSFVAQANRIGLKVVGQEAYDRESIDFRSQLTKLRTRRPQAIFVSGLYNQGGLIASQTRQIGMKKIQILGADGMASDEYIRLAGPAAEGTIVTSPFLFEAGGPKAQAFAKKFEARYGVAPDWIAANAYDAIGMVAKTIEEIGSSDRKAIRDALAAKTSLETGYHGITGVTFFDANGDCKKPVYMQEVKGGKWVAAEKQMK
- a CDS encoding amino acid ABC transporter substrate-binding protein, encoding MKTANRVFTYLTRAVLVLGLLGLVACEAEKKNPIKIGYSLALTGKYAKTGKYQQEAFVMWAEEINKHGGLLGRPVKLIHYDDKSDPKTGVKLYEKLITQDKVDLVFGPYSSAVTNPVAGVTEKYKYPMITAGAPSSKIFAQGRKYVFGSYSPAKDYMDGAFALAKEKGLKTVALIYADSLFPISTAKGVKEKAGSYGLRIVYEEKYPRKTSDVSPLLSKIKARNPDVVFAASYLPDSVLITRQMKELDVNPKILAFTVGPALPEFGRDLGDLANYVYGATQWEPDPQLPFPKQKEWVEQYTKRWGREPNYHAASGWSAAQVMESCVKKVGSINRDKIRDCLASTNMMTVHGQYSVDPVTGEQRGHEILLIQWQKGKKEIVYPAKYRSASPNFPTPKWGNR
- a CDS encoding cobyric acid synthase, with translation MVQGTGSYVGKSVLVTAFCRLFRRAGVKVAPFKAQNMALNSFATVDGGEIGRSQAVQAQAAGLAPTVDMNPVLLKPTRGRGSQVVLHGRPVGYLDESTQEAFKPRFRAGIEESMDRLLDSFEVVVIEGAGSPAEINLMEHDLVNMFVARRAEAPVLLVGDIDRGGVFAWLLGTLDLLSAEERRLVKGLIVNKFRGERSMLEPALRSLEGRCGLPVLGVLPYFTDIAIPQEDGVALEERGMEQGAPSDGKLDVAVVRFPHIANFTDFDALAAEPDVALRYVESPETFGAPDLLILPGTKATVADLSWLRRVGLDRAALGFAERGGRVVGLCGGYQMLGLLIRDPAGVEAGRGEVAGLGLLEVETTFASTKLTEQVRARHASSGLVVEGYEIHMGQTARPPGVSAAFVLERRGSQEVSEGEGAVDSIGRVMGTNIHGCFDAAAFRRHLLDTLRADCGWPPVGRTSSFNLEDEYDRLADLVEAHLDWPAIFRIVEEGGHIA
- a CDS encoding branched-chain amino acid ABC transporter permease: MSFEFFTPAIVFQTAVSGLLLGGIYALVALGLTLIFGVMRVINVAHGTFLMVGAYITYWLYNSYGLNPIVSLAVSMPLLFVLGVVLHKFVVAKVVDAPELTSLLVTFGISIVII